The window ACGACACTCGGTCTCATGGCGTGCTCCAACATCGTCACCGCAATGCGAGACGGCATCATGCAACCCAAAGTATAGCGCGACGGCAATCACTGACGCAACGGACGTTCCGCCCGCGTCCGTCATATCCTCCGGGCCGTGAGGACACGATCGGGCAGTTCATCCATCGCCCACAGCCCGAGGCTCTTGTCGCGCCAGCCGCCACCGCCCTCTTCGCAACGCTCGTTGATCAGCGCGCGCGGCGCCGGCCAGTCGAACGGCGCCTTCTCCATGTTCAGCGCCCGCCAGTCGCCGTCCTCGCAATCGCGATTGTCGTCCCATTCAGGGAACGTCGTGACCAGCAGAAAATGCGCGCCGCTGGCGCGAAAGTTCGCGACGGCGCGGACGATGTTTTGGAAACTCAGATGCACCAGACAGTCCCGGCACAGAACGACATCCGTGCGCGGCAGCGCATCGCGCGTGATATCGGCAACGAGAAACTGGCCGGACAACTCGCCGGCCGCGACGCGCTGGCGATTGGCTTCGATCAACGACGGCACGATGTCGATGCCGGTGTAGTCGAGATCCAGCTTGATGCGGCCGATCCAGCCCGCGTCCCCACAGGGCGCATCGAGCAGCGAGTGCGCGCCGAGCCGTTGCAGCAGGGGAGAAAGCACCTCCCGGATCGCGGCGGTCGCGGGGTCCTCCGAGCCGAGGCCGGACACCGAACTGGCCGCACCCCACAGGTTCGTCTTTTCGATGTGCTCGAACCGCGCGGCCAGGTCGAGGCCAGCAAAATTCGCGCGGTCGGCGACGAAGCGTTCGTGAGCGAGCACGGGTGGACGTTTGACGATCACCGGGCAGACCTCAGACCATGATTCCGTCGTCAACACGCTAGCAGGTAGAACTTTGCGTCCAAAGACCGTCTCAAGCCGGTTTCTGCCACTCCATGACGTGGAAGAAGGGCACCCGTCGATGACGCGCATTCCTGTCGGGGTCGCCGCCCGTGGGCTGCGGCTCGACGAACAGGCGCAACTGGAGCCCACGATCGAGCAACAGCGTCATGTAGGTCGAGAGCGGACGATGCCAGTTCTGGACGCGAATGCCGCGCCATGTCACCCAGGTCGGCCGCTCTTCCATGTAATGATCGATGACGAAGCGCAAGACGCCCTCGCCGTCACGCGTCCAGCCCTCGGGCGGACCGGCGGTGTTGAAGCTGGTCAGGTTGGCAATCAAGAGCGTACCGCTCGGCCGCAGCGCCGCCACAATCCTCGCGATAGATCCAGCGAGATCGGGCATGTCTATCAAACTGAGATAGCTGACGACCAGATCGAACTCCGCGCCGAAATCCATTGTCTCGGCTCGGCCGAGCCGATAGTCGCCCCGCGGGTCCAACTCAATGGCACGCGCGAGCAGCGCTTCGGTTGGATCGACACCAGTGGTGCGGATACCGGCGCGCTGCATGATGCGACAGAAGCGCCCCTCCCCGCAGCCGACGTCGAGCGCATTGCGGAAGCCTCGCCCTTCGATCCGCGCCCGCATCGGCGCGTCCAGCACGAAGCGGCGGCCATAGTCGCCGTCCTCGCCCTGCTCGACGATCCAGGCCATCGCGGATGCGGCCCAGCCATCGCTGACATCGTCGCTCATGGTCGACCTTCGGCAACACATCTTGGCCGCGCGCGTCGCGGGCGCGGCTACTGATCACAGATTGGATCAGAGTTCAACATGAGGTAGATTGCAGCCCCCATGCGCCCCACCACAGCCAAAGAGAAGGCCAGGATCGCCGCCGGCGCGGCGGCGGCCGTCGTCATGACAGCCGTGCTGTTCGCGATCGCAATGGGATTTCTGCTGGCGCGATGAGTGCGCAGCGCGGCGGATGGATGCCGCCGCGCAGACCTACGCGGCGCGCACCGTCTGCAAGAACTTCCCGACTTCGTCCTTCAGCCGGTTGCTGTCGGTCGCCAGCGTCTTGGCGGTCGAAAGCACCTGCGAGGAGGCCGAGCCGGTCTCGGCCGCACCGCGCTGCACGTCGGCGATGTTAGTGGAGACCTGCTGGGTGCCGTGGGCGGCCTGCTGCACGTTGCGCGAGATCTCCTGGGTCGCGGCGCCCTGCTCCTCGACGGCCGCGGCAATGGTCGACGACACTTCCGAGAGCCGCTCGATGGTCGTGGAGATGTCGCGGATCGCGTTGACGGATTCCTGGGTCGCGGTCTGGATGCCGGAAATCTGCTGGCTGATCTCGCCGGTTGCCTTGGCCGTCTGCTCGGCCAGCGTCTTCACCTCGGCGGCGACCACCGCGAAGCCGCGGCCGGCCTCGCCGGCACGTGCCGCCTCGATCGTGGCGTTGAGCGCCAGGAGGTTGGTCTGGCCGGCAATGGTGTTGATCAGCTCGACGACGTCGCCAATGCGCGTCGCCGCAACGGAGAGCTCGCTGACGCGCACCGTCGTGGTGCGCGCCTGGGTGACGGCCTCGCCAGCCATCCGTGCGGATTCCTGCACCTGGCGGCTGATCTCGTTGACCGAGGAGGACAGCTCCTCCGTGGCCGTCGCAACCGACTGCACGTTGCTGGTGGCTTCACCCGAGGCGACCGCGACGACCGAGGTGAGCTCCTGCGCACGCTGCGCGGTGGTGGCCAGCGTCGAGGACGACGCTTCGAGCTCGGTGGACGCCGAGCCTACCGTCTCGATGATCTCGCCGACCGCGCGCTCGAAGCCGTCGGCAAGGTTGATCATGTCGCGCTTACGCTGATCGGCGGCCTGCTTCTCCACTTCGGCCTGCGAAGCCTTGAGGCGCTCGACCTCGATCCCGTTGGTCTTGAAGATTTCGACCGTCTTCGCCATGTCGCCGATCTCGTCGCGGCGGTCCTTCTCGGGCACCTCGGTCGTGAGATCGTTGCGGGCAAGGCCCTCCATGGCGAGCTTGAGGCGGGCAATCGGCCGTGACATCGCATTGAGGCCGATGAACAGCGCGATCGCGATACCTAGGATCAGGCCGCCGGCGCTGACGCCGATCACGGTCCAGGTCGCGGATCTGGCATCGCGGTTGATGGCGTCCTTGCGCTTGGCGACCGCCTGTGCGGTCTCGCCGACGAACTGGGCAATGCGCCCCAAGGCCGCATCCATCACCGGGTCGCACTCCTTGTGCGCGCGTTCGGATGCCTTGGCGTTCTCTTCCGGGCTGCTTGCGAGCGAGCCTGCCTTCAGCACCGGATCGCAGCCGGCGAACACGGCTTTCAACTGGTCGCCGATGCTCTTGATCTGGCTCGCGCGCGCTGGATCGTCCTGCTCGGCTGCCTCGAGGTATTGGCGGATCTCGTCGCGGTTCTGGGTCGCGGTCTTGAGACGGTTGGCGTTGCCGGCCTCCGTCGCCTCGGTGAAGACCGCATAGAGCGCGGCATGATAGGTCTCTGCGCGGCGCTGGGCCCGCGTCAGGTTGAGCGCTGAGGATTGTGCTGCGGAAAGCTCGGCGAAGCCGTCGACCGTTGCCGAGAGCTCGCGCGTGCCGAAGCCCGCGACGGCGACCATGGCAAAGCCCATCACGGCGACGATGAGCGCGACCTTCCACACGATTTTCAGATTGTTCAAAACGCTCATTGCAGCCGCCCCCGTAATTTTCTGCCGATGCATATTCCCAGCACCGTGCATTGGAACCGGCTGATGTTAAGATTTGATGCCAAATGTTCCGGGTAGTCTTACGAAAAACTAACTATTTGGGCTTCCGCCGTAAGCTTCGCGTAAGCTTCAGTCTATTCCGGGGTATGAGCCGGGCTTGGAAAACCGGAACCGGTCGCCGACGTCGTCCGTTGTCGGCCCATGCGGATCAGGGAAGAAAACCGAAACATGTTTCTGCTGGCGGCGGTAACGCTGTGCTGTAGCGCCTTGGCCGCGGCAATTGCGCTCCTCGAACCGGCTCCGGCAAAGCGGCAGGCTCAAACGGCAGTGATCGACCTGACCGCTCCGACGCCGGTTCGGGTAGTCGGAGCTCCGTTCGAGCCCAACCTCAATCCGCGGGAGCGCTAGCCCTCACCCCGGCGAGACGTCGGCGCCCTCCTCGGGACCGCGTTTGGCGCGGGCCAACTCCTCAACGAACACGATCACCTCCGCCCGTTTGTCGGGCGGCAGCGACAGGAACGCGCGGACGAGCCTCAAGCCCTCGGCTTCGGCTGAATGGTCTGCTTTGGCATCCATTCCCCACTGTCGGGCGGCCGGGAAAAATATGCAATCCCCCACCTAACACCTTCTTGATTCGGCCGGCCAGCTTTGCTGGAATGACCCCGACAGGGGTGCACCATGAAGTGGATCAAGGAACGCGACGCGCTGATCGCGCAGACAATGGCCTTCGTCCAATCGGTAACCGGCAAAAAGGATGACTTGCATCCACCGGAGATCCCGATGGCGACAGTGGCCGCGTCGGTGCAGATCGTCCCCGTCAACACCGTCGTCGAGAGCAAGCCGCTTCCGCCCCAACCCTTGCCTCTCCCGCCGCAGCGCGCGGCGAGCCACGACGTGCGCACCGAGATGCAGGCCCGCATCGCCAATTTCCGCAAGCATCAGGAGCGGTTCGAGCGCGAGCGCGAGGAGTATTGCGCGGCCACCCTGACCAAACTGCGCGCCGCCATTCGCGACGCCTCCCCCCGGCCACCGGCTGAAACGTAAAGCCGGGGCCTCCCGTCGCGGGCTACAGCCAGGACCACACTAGCCAGAGATTGGCCGCGCAGGCGCCGAACAGGGCCAGCGTGAGGGGCAGCAACATGTGCCCGCAAGAGGTTTTAAGGTCCGTCGTCATGGCCGAAAACATCCCCTGATTCCGCCAAATGAGTCCCGCGGATTCTTTTTTTCGGGATTCAGGACTCGTTAAGGACTCAGGCCCCGGCGACCCCGATCACGGCCGCGTGATCGACCGGCAATCGGAACCCCTCCCCCGCAAAGTCGTTAACGCGCTTTCCGGGAGCGGGAAGAATGCCCTACGCCCTGTTCTGCAACGACGCCCAGATCAGCAAGGCCTATCCTGATGAGTCCGACGTCTGGAGGCTCGCGCAGCGCAGCGGCCTCGTCGTGGACGTATCCGCGGATGACAACCGCCCCGGGCCACGCCGGGTGCTCGACAACGATTACGAGATCAAGCCCTGCCGGCCCGCACAGGGCGAGGACCCGGCCCGAAACAAGGCCGAGGCCGATCGCCAGGCCAGGATGGAGCTTGAGCTGAATTCCTGAAGACGGATCAAAGGTGGGAAGCCAGAGTTCAGGAAAAGTTCAGGGCGTCGCGGCCGCGAGCGAGGCCTGCTCGCCCGCCAGAGCCACGCAGGCCTTCCGGCGATGCAGCCCACGGATTGCGCCGGTGACCTTCAGCACCTTGCCGGAGGAGCACGAGGCGTCCTTGACGAAGGCCACCTCATAGGGCGCCAGCATCAGAGGCTCGGATTTGAGGATTGTTTGGGCAGCGCACGGCAAACTGACGAAGCACGAGAGCACCACAGCCGACACCAAGATACGCATGTCCGTCGTCCCACCAGCCCGGTAA of the Bradyrhizobium sp. WSM1417 genome contains:
- a CDS encoding bifunctional 2-polyprenyl-6-hydroxyphenol methylase/3-demethylubiquinol 3-O-methyltransferase UbiG encodes the protein MSDDVSDGWAASAMAWIVEQGEDGDYGRRFVLDAPMRARIEGRGFRNALDVGCGEGRFCRIMQRAGIRTTGVDPTEALLARAIELDPRGDYRLGRAETMDFGAEFDLVVSYLSLIDMPDLAGSIARIVAALRPSGTLLIANLTSFNTAGPPEGWTRDGEGVLRFVIDHYMEERPTWVTWRGIRVQNWHRPLSTYMTLLLDRGLQLRLFVEPQPTGGDPDRNARHRRVPFFHVMEWQKPA
- a CDS encoding methyl-accepting chemotaxis protein, whose protein sequence is MSVLNNLKIVWKVALIVAVMGFAMVAVAGFGTRELSATVDGFAELSAAQSSALNLTRAQRRAETYHAALYAVFTEATEAGNANRLKTATQNRDEIRQYLEAAEQDDPARASQIKSIGDQLKAVFAGCDPVLKAGSLASSPEENAKASERAHKECDPVMDAALGRIAQFVGETAQAVAKRKDAINRDARSATWTVIGVSAGGLILGIAIALFIGLNAMSRPIARLKLAMEGLARNDLTTEVPEKDRRDEIGDMAKTVEIFKTNGIEVERLKASQAEVEKQAADQRKRDMINLADGFERAVGEIIETVGSASTELEASSSTLATTAQRAQELTSVVAVASGEATSNVQSVATATEELSSSVNEISRQVQESARMAGEAVTQARTTTVRVSELSVAATRIGDVVELINTIAGQTNLLALNATIEAARAGEAGRGFAVVAAEVKTLAEQTAKATGEISQQISGIQTATQESVNAIRDISTTIERLSEVSSTIAAAVEEQGAATQEISRNVQQAAHGTQQVSTNIADVQRGAAETGSASSQVLSTAKTLATDSNRLKDEVGKFLQTVRAA
- a CDS encoding class I SAM-dependent methyltransferase, with translation MIVKRPPVLAHERFVADRANFAGLDLAARFEHIEKTNLWGAASSVSGLGSEDPATAAIREVLSPLLQRLGAHSLLDAPCGDAGWIGRIKLDLDYTGIDIVPSLIEANRQRVAAGELSGQFLVADITRDALPRTDVVLCRDCLVHLSFQNIVRAVANFRASGAHFLLVTTFPEWDDNRDCEDGDWRALNMEKAPFDWPAPRALINERCEEGGGGWRDKSLGLWAMDELPDRVLTARRI